A window of the Oryza brachyantha chromosome 5, ObraRS2, whole genome shotgun sequence genome harbors these coding sequences:
- the LOC102719207 gene encoding cold and drought-regulated protein CORA-like: MGGAKDEKDRGLFSNLMHGVAGGGGYGYPPQQGYYPPPPTAYPPPPTGYGYGYPPAGYPGSSAPHQGYGSSHGGGNMGPMLAAGAAAAAAAYGAHKLSHGHGHGGYGHGGGFFGGHHGHGCGFFGGHHGHGGGFFGGHHGHGGHHGGFFGGHHGFGGHHGHHGHH, translated from the exons atgggaGGGGCCAAGGATGAGAAGGATAGAGGGCTCTTCTCCAACCTGATgcacggcgtcgccggcggcggcggatatGGGTATCCTCCTCAGCAGGGGTActatccgccgccgcccacggcgtatcctcctcctccgactgGCTATGGCTATGGCTATCCTCCCGCAGGCTACCCCGGCTCATCCGCGCCACACCAAG GTTACGGGAGCAGCCATGGCGGAGGGAACATGGGGCCGATGCTAGCAGCAggtgcggccgccgccgccgcggcgtacGGCGCGCACAAGCTTTCCCACGGCCACGGCCATGGAGGTtacggccacggcggcggcttcttCGGCGGTCACCACGGCCACGGCTGTGGCTTCTTCGGCGGCCAtcacggccacggcggcggcttcttCGGCGGTCACCACGGCCACGGCGGACACCATGGCGGCTTCTTTGGCGGTCACCACGGGTTTGGAGGCCACCACGGTCACCATGGCCACCATTAA